A genomic region of Papaver somniferum cultivar HN1 chromosome 7, ASM357369v1, whole genome shotgun sequence contains the following coding sequences:
- the LOC113295495 gene encoding uncharacterized protein LOC113295495: MVCEVEDVDGNMVAYQDKIADVLVKFFHQKFQYKEVNIDDSLLDVIPELISDQDQVMIEAYEWLKTLFASAKISVMINGGPQGFFSMERGLKHGDPLSPIFFVLMEEVLSRNLTKLVELKKLQPMVIRKGVHPTHLFFADDVFIFSNGSNKILEALITLLKNYQDSSGQIINKQKSKCFVDGCTPSRRNQISSLMQMELTTFPNKYLGVILKPGRVKSATVWPVVEMMQSYLAAWKGKMLSFHDRMVLIKSVLCSVPIYNMAVYKWPSSVIKIYEKIIRNFLWTGDSEVRKHETLGWSKVCAPFNEGGLGDTPLIETVSCIDRVKDKLHMTVSDIMENDEWRIPCTLQDFIPDSLPTISGDQDKLIWSGYLKGSFSTSSVVEKIRNKEQKIHWPHQIWKKILHPSIASNVWKIQQCVYINDEKIKTAWSISCGPAVSANTYGNGMAAFGIIARNYESQVIGVVSGGTSITTTYIVDALAVVWDIEWGIKLQCSRILIRSHSLTVIEDAKKGVMPWCLQSRWMKAKKKITEIIYEQCYKEVNFSATELAKQGARLPQGSVVVNEGKPSSIAQVEVLGIKYYRFC, from the exons ATGGTCTGTGAAGTTGAGGATGTGGATGGAAATATGGTAGCATATCAAGATAAAATAGCAGATGTTTTGGTTAAATTCTTTCACCAGAAATTTCAGTATAAAGAAGTAAACATAGATGATTCCTTGTTGGATGTTATTCCCGAGTTAATATCAGATCAAGATCAAGTCATGATTGAAGCT TATGAGTGGTTAAAAACATTGTTTGCATCTGCTAAAATCTCTGTCATGATAAATGGAGGACCTCAGGGGTTTTTTTCAATGGAGAGGGGCTTAAAACATGGTGATCCCTTATCTCccattttttttgttcttatgGAAGAAGTATTGAGTAGGAATTTAACAAAATTGGTAGAACTGAAGAAGCTGCAACCAATGGTTATTAGAAAGGGTGTTCATCCAACTCAcctattttttgcagatgatgttttcaTCTTCAGTAATGGCTcaaataaaattttagaagctcTCATTACTCTGCTCAAGAATTATCAAGACAGCTCTGGTCAGATAATCAACAAACAGAAAAGCAAATGTTTTGTGGATGGTTGTACTCCAtcaagaagaaaccaaatttcaAGCTTAATGCAAATGGAGCTTACAACATTCCCTAATAAATACTTAGGTGTCATATTGAAGCCTGGGAGAGTTAAGTCTGCTACTGTGTGGCCAGTGGTGGAGATGATGCAAAGTTATTTAGCAGCTTGGAAGGGTAAAATGTTGTCATTCCATGATAGAATGGTGCTCATAAAATCTGTCCTCTGCAGTGTTCCTATTTATAATATGGCAGTCTACAAATGGCCAAGTTCAGTaatcaaaatctatgaaaaaatcataagaaacttcttatggacTGGTGATAGTGAAGTTAGAAAGCATGAGACTCTTGGTTGGAGCAAAGTTTGTGCACCATTCAATGAAGGAGGCCTGG GTGATACTCCCTTGATTGAAACTGTGAGCTGCATTGACAGAGTAAAAGACAAGTTGCATATGACTGTGAGTGATATAATGGAAAATGATGAATGGAGAATTCCATGTACTTTACAAGATTTCATTCCAGATTCATTACCAACAATAAGTGGAGATCAAGACAAACTTATATGGAGTGGATATTTGAAAGGTTCTTTTTCTACATCATCTGTTGTTGAGAAAATTAGAAACAAGGAACAAAAAATACATTGGCCTCATCAAATTTGGAAGAAAATTCTACATCCAAGCATTGCTAGTAATGTATGGAAAATTCAACAGTGTGTGTACATTAATGATGAAAA AATCAAGACAGCATGGAGCATCTCCTGTGGTCCTGCAGTTTCAGCAAACACATATGGCAATG GTATGGCTGCTTTTGGCATTATTGCTAGAAATTATGAAAGTCAGGTCATTGGTGTTGTCTCAGGTGGAACTAGTATAACTACTACTTATATAGTTGATGCATTAGCTGTAGTGTGGGATATTGAATGGGGAATAAAATTACAATGCAGTAGGATACTCATCAGATCTCACTCTTTAACAGTAATAGAAGATGCCAAAAAAGGAGTGATGCCTTGGTGCTTACAATCAAGATGGATGAAAGCCAAGAAGAAGATTACTGAAATTATCTATGAACAATGTTATAAAGAAGTGAACTTCTCTGCAACTGAGCTTGCTAAACAAGGTGCAAGATTACCTCAGGGGTCTGTGGTCGTTAATGAAGGAAAACCTTCATCTATAGCTCAAGTTGAAGTACTAGGTATAAAGTACTATAGATTCTGTTAG